A region from the Desulfovibrio sp. TomC genome encodes:
- a CDS encoding SH3 domain-containing protein yields the protein MTMRPGTRWAMGLFLAVILSGCAVSVGLVPPPPAGYVRVVAAESLHVRTCPSVKCEASTVVYNGQALQVYEYQGNWARVLVIDSGVLGWVQAKYLALP from the coding sequence ATGACCATGCGACCGGGAACTCGATGGGCGATGGGGCTTTTTCTGGCGGTTATTCTGTCCGGCTGTGCAGTTTCCGTGGGCTTGGTGCCACCACCGCCAGCCGGCTATGTCCGGGTGGTGGCAGCCGAGTCGCTCCATGTTCGCACCTGCCCTTCTGTGAAGTGCGAAGCTAGTACCGTTGTGTACAACGGCCAGGCACTTCAGGTGTACGAATACCAGGGCAACTGGGCCAGGGTATTGGTCATCGACTCGGGAGTGCTGGGTTGGGTGCAAGCAAAATATCTGGCCCTGCCGTAA